The genomic region CTCTGCTAGAAGCTGCTGAGTTAGTCAAGCAAATTGAAGAAGCTTTTGGTGTCAGCGCTGCTGCGCCTGCTGGTGGAATGATGATGATGGCTGCGCCTGGTGCTGCTGCGGCTGCACCTGCGGAGGAAGTCGAAGAACAGACCGAGTTTGACGTCATTCTGGATGAAGTACCTGCGGATAAGAAGATTGCAGTTCTTAAAGTCGTACGTACATTAACTGGTTTAGGTCTAAAAGAAGCCAAAGACTTGGTAGAATCTACACCCAAGCCAGTGAAAGAAGCTATTGCCAAAGATGCGGCTGAAGACGCGAAGAAGCAGCTTGAAGAAGCAGGTGCTAAAGTTACTGTCAAGTAATTAATCTGATCGACTCTAGCCTCTTCTTAGTTTCTCCCAAAATTGAGCCATGGTGTACACACAAGTCTAGACTGGGGTCGCTCCAAGCTTTTTCGCCCCCTTGCATCCCCACCTGTGGGGGACTTTGAAGTAGAACTGGCTCGGAAGTCCCCCAAATTGGGGAGC from Chroogloeocystis siderophila 5.2 s.c.1 harbors:
- the rplL gene encoding 50S ribosomal protein L7/L12, whose protein sequence is MSAATDQILEQLKSLTLLEAAELVKQIEEAFGVSAAAPAGGMMMMAAPGAAAAAPAEEVEEQTEFDVILDEVPADKKIAVLKVVRTLTGLGLKEAKDLVESTPKPVKEAIAKDAAEDAKKQLEEAGAKVTVK